The following coding sequences lie in one Bacteroides helcogenes P 36-108 genomic window:
- a CDS encoding helix-turn-helix domain-containing protein: protein MGILYLKEHTTCYNYISCVREGFLYHQFQAGELNEETNEADCIFFILEGELEIFCNGKAVSLTSGNMGCFSRGSVCKIHSLVRSSVIIAQFDNTIQGCEKISFSQLYDLASKAGDGMRPLEIRQSMKLFLELLTGYLEDGAGCVHFHEIKLRELFWNIRFYYTKMEQVSFFYPILGKDNDFKKKVFNNYKKARTIKELAGLCGSSLSSFQRRFLKEFREPAGSWLQKQINGMIKYKLADENIPIGIIAMELNFSSQPQFCRYCKKNLGYTPGEWRKLLRNKNKDMKKPEEKVD, encoded by the coding sequence ATGGGAATATTGTATCTGAAAGAACACACAACCTGTTATAATTACATAAGTTGTGTTCGGGAAGGATTTTTATACCATCAATTCCAGGCCGGGGAATTAAATGAAGAAACCAATGAAGCTGACTGCATCTTCTTCATTCTGGAAGGCGAGCTGGAGATCTTTTGCAATGGGAAAGCTGTTAGTCTCACTTCCGGCAACATGGGCTGCTTCAGCAGGGGAAGTGTATGCAAGATACATTCGTTAGTGAGAAGCAGCGTAATCATTGCGCAGTTTGACAATACGATACAGGGGTGTGAGAAGATTTCATTCTCGCAGTTGTATGATCTGGCCTCCAAGGCTGGAGATGGGATGCGTCCGCTGGAAATCAGACAAAGCATGAAATTGTTTCTTGAACTTTTGACCGGATATTTGGAAGATGGAGCCGGATGTGTCCATTTTCATGAAATAAAACTTAGAGAATTATTCTGGAACATACGGTTTTATTATACAAAAATGGAGCAAGTTTCTTTTTTCTATCCCATATTAGGAAAAGACAATGACTTCAAAAAAAAGGTTTTTAACAATTATAAGAAAGCCAGAACCATAAAAGAATTGGCAGGTTTATGTGGCAGCTCGCTTTCCTCCTTCCAAAGAAGATTCCTGAAAGAATTCAGGGAGCCTGCAGGTAGCTGGCTGCAGAAACAGATAAACGGCATGATCAAATATAAATTGGCAGACGAAAATATACCCATAGGAATCATAGCTATGGAACTGAATTTTTCTTCACAGCCTCAATTCTGTAGATACTGCAAAAAGAATTTGGGATATACTCCCGGAGAGTGGAGGAAACTTCTGAGAAACAAGAATAAAGATATGAAAAAGCCGGAGGAGAAGGTGGATTGA
- a CDS encoding fimbrillin family protein: MKNYLLFGALALSVLGSCSNNDVVDINKGSGISFRASLDKAVASRATGTIDNVTTLQNLQAFNVTAIGNSANYFTNLAVTSADLGVNWTTASTYYWPGYRLNFYAYAPQSITGATVNITNTEQKITSFAPEQNVADQKDLLIATNIGDKLTNEGIGVSLNFKHILSQIAVQAKCSNDKVKIEVLGVKLVNMATKADFTFPTDVSKLDMVIEQDKWTNLKDANDHSKAYMIKGDSPVTLTNQSQSIMFGSKNFMLIPQKLTAWDNNQPQTANAYLAVLCRISSLNGSTSTLLYPQPTNTDKKDGKYAFAAVGIDTNWEPGKRYTYTLNFCGPNGGAGFIDPNPSNPKDGNDPKVDSNPVPDGEAGDPILGPITFNVTVDPWTEVPVDINL, from the coding sequence ATGAAGAATTATTTATTGTTTGGAGCTTTGGCTTTATCAGTTTTAGGCTCTTGTTCTAACAATGATGTCGTTGATATCAACAAAGGTTCCGGTATTTCTTTCCGAGCATCCCTGGATAAGGCTGTTGCATCCCGGGCTACCGGTACCATTGACAATGTAACAACCTTGCAGAATTTGCAAGCATTTAATGTGACCGCCATTGGCAACTCTGCCAATTATTTCACAAATCTGGCAGTGACCTCTGCTGATCTTGGCGTAAATTGGACTACTGCTTCAACTTATTATTGGCCGGGTTACAGACTTAACTTTTATGCTTATGCCCCTCAAAGTATTACTGGTGCTACAGTGAATATCACCAATACTGAACAGAAAATAACATCTTTTGCTCCGGAGCAAAATGTTGCTGATCAAAAAGATCTTTTGATTGCTACCAATATAGGTGATAAACTCACCAATGAGGGTATTGGGGTATCACTCAATTTTAAGCATATACTTTCCCAAATAGCCGTACAGGCCAAATGTTCTAATGATAAAGTTAAAATAGAGGTTTTGGGTGTTAAATTGGTGAATATGGCAACAAAAGCAGATTTCACTTTTCCAACCGATGTTAGTAAGTTAGATATGGTTATCGAACAGGATAAATGGACTAATTTGAAAGATGCCAACGATCATAGCAAAGCTTACATGATTAAGGGAGATTCCCCTGTAACTCTAACAAATCAGTCTCAATCTATTATGTTTGGTTCTAAAAACTTCATGCTTATTCCCCAAAAACTGACAGCATGGGATAATAACCAGCCACAAACGGCAAATGCATATTTGGCTGTACTCTGCCGTATTTCAAGCCTCAATGGAAGTACGTCTACATTACTCTATCCTCAGCCTACAAACACCGATAAGAAGGATGGTAAATATGCATTCGCAGCTGTAGGAATTGATACGAATTGGGAACCGGGCAAGAGATACACTTATACTCTGAACTTTTGTGGTCCAAACGGAGGAGCCGGTTTTATAGATCCGAATCCATCTAATCCTAAGGATGGAAATGACCCAAAGGTTGATTCAAATCCTGTGCCTGATGGAGAAGCAGGTGATCCTATCCTCGGGCCTATCACATTTAATGTTACAGTAGATCCTTGGACTGAGGTCCCTGTAGATATAAACCTGTAA
- a CDS encoding DUF1735 and LamG domain-containing protein produces the protein MMNKHIFYYLMVGSMALLLGACNDSMNDLLEPKVYFESKEYNFSVEDEMDVMTFDLVSRLSSATSSQVDVSYSVAEPSVVDEYNAKYGTNYEMLDVSQVKLSSTTSSISSGKLYADNVEVELSGLEALKAGNSYVLPMRVHSSSVSTLSGTNIAYFFFSKPLKITKAGNFSNHYVSVKFPVGTFFSSFTYEALINVDYFLDNNTIMGTEGVMILRIGDAGGGITPKDYLEVAGGQNYRVTKPLLTNRWYHVALTYDRPTGKTGIYVNGEKWAGSDWGIDGFDPNSDVGFYIGRIYGFKWGERPFHGKMSEVRVWSVARTENQLKQNMLGVDPASEGLALYYKLDGSETQEGGVIKDATGRINGTTNGITIKTLDAPIAIN, from the coding sequence ATGATGAATAAACATATATTCTATTATTTGATGGTAGGTAGTATGGCATTATTGCTGGGCGCTTGCAACGACAGCATGAATGACCTGTTGGAGCCTAAGGTTTATTTCGAAAGCAAGGAATATAATTTCTCGGTGGAAGATGAAATGGATGTAATGACATTTGATCTGGTTTCAAGACTCTCGTCAGCAACTTCCTCTCAGGTAGACGTATCATATAGTGTAGCCGAACCAAGTGTAGTAGACGAATACAATGCAAAGTATGGCACAAATTATGAGATGCTTGATGTTTCTCAGGTAAAGCTAAGCAGTACGACATCTTCTATTTCGAGTGGAAAATTGTATGCGGATAATGTAGAAGTCGAACTTTCCGGGTTAGAAGCCTTGAAAGCCGGGAACTCATATGTTTTGCCTATGCGGGTGCATTCGTCTTCGGTGTCGACTCTTTCCGGAACAAACATTGCATATTTCTTTTTCTCCAAACCGTTGAAAATTACCAAAGCTGGTAACTTCAGTAATCACTATGTTTCTGTGAAGTTCCCTGTCGGTACTTTCTTCTCGTCATTCACTTACGAAGCATTGATTAATGTGGATTATTTCCTCGATAATAATACGATTATGGGAACCGAAGGTGTGATGATTCTCCGTATCGGTGATGCGGGAGGAGGAATTACTCCTAAAGATTATTTGGAAGTGGCCGGAGGACAGAACTATCGTGTAACGAAACCGTTGTTAACAAATCGTTGGTATCATGTAGCGTTGACTTATGATCGACCGACAGGAAAAACTGGCATTTATGTAAATGGTGAGAAATGGGCTGGTTCAGATTGGGGTATTGACGGTTTTGATCCGAATTCGGATGTGGGTTTTTATATTGGTAGAATCTATGGTTTCAAATGGGGTGAACGTCCATTCCATGGTAAAATGAGTGAAGTCCGTGTTTGGAGTGTAGCCCGTACGGAAAATCAACTTAAGCAGAATATGCTGGGTGTTGACCCTGCTTCAGAAGGCTTGGCACTTTATTATAAACTAGACGGATCGGAGACTCAGGAAGGTGGAGTTATCAAAGATGCCACAGGGCGTATAAACGGTACTACAAATGGAATTACTATTAAGACGTTGGATGCTCCGATAGCTATCAATTAA
- a CDS encoding site-specific integrase → MATVKTVLVKGRCNSRGAFPLVVQVLHRRKKKVVYTGYSIEPSLFDSLNGRVLAGGAYTQETVRRMNRVCRKISKALDKAIDILERRGVEYGMCDIYRMYETMTGEKGFYSFFKERILVLSETGHEGTAKAYEATLNSMQKHLCGSDFPFARLSPLLVIKYRDSLLEAGISKNTVGFYLHNMKTVYRRGCVELNLSLPSPFRNIRIRTEKTAKRGIPIKLVRTLARLPLPLGTPECLARDVFMFSIYTRGMSFVDIALLKKENVFQQEIRYKRHKTRQFLEIGINRQIQSLLERYGNTPGEYLFPLLEGMEDPYSSYKKAYGKIRYALKKVARRVGLEGALRLHAARHCWATMALDNGTPIHTISECLGHSSEKVTKIYLKELDRSVLDEVNDHIADNIC, encoded by the coding sequence ATGGCAACAGTAAAGACAGTATTGGTAAAAGGTCGGTGTAACAGTCGTGGCGCTTTTCCGTTGGTCGTGCAAGTTCTTCACAGGAGGAAGAAAAAGGTCGTTTATACTGGATACAGCATTGAGCCGAGCTTGTTCGATTCCCTGAACGGCCGGGTGCTTGCTGGCGGCGCATATACGCAGGAGACTGTCCGGCGGATGAACCGTGTATGCAGGAAAATCAGTAAGGCGTTGGACAAGGCCATAGATATATTAGAAAGAAGAGGAGTTGAATACGGGATGTGTGACATATATAGGATGTATGAAACCATGACCGGCGAGAAGGGATTCTACAGTTTCTTTAAGGAAAGAATCCTCGTGCTTTCCGAAACCGGACACGAAGGGACGGCAAAAGCCTACGAGGCGACTCTGAATTCGATGCAGAAGCATCTGTGCGGGTCCGATTTTCCGTTCGCCCGTCTTTCTCCCCTCCTTGTAATCAAGTATCGGGACAGTCTTTTGGAAGCCGGAATCAGCAAGAATACTGTTGGCTTTTATCTGCACAATATGAAGACTGTGTATAGAAGAGGATGTGTCGAGTTGAATCTGTCACTTCCTTCGCCGTTTCGCAATATCAGAATAAGGACGGAAAAAACTGCCAAGCGGGGCATACCGATCAAGCTGGTGAGAACTCTTGCCCGTCTGCCGCTTCCACTCGGAACCCCTGAATGCCTGGCCAGAGATGTCTTCATGTTCAGTATCTATACTCGGGGAATGTCGTTCGTGGATATTGCACTGCTGAAAAAGGAAAATGTTTTTCAACAGGAAATCCGTTACAAGCGGCATAAGACCAGGCAATTTCTGGAAATCGGGATAAACCGTCAGATACAGAGTCTGTTGGAAAGGTACGGGAATACTCCCGGAGAGTATCTGTTCCCCCTTCTTGAAGGGATGGAAGACCCTTATTCAAGCTATAAGAAAGCTTATGGTAAGATAAGGTACGCACTAAAAAAGGTTGCGAGGAGGGTTGGACTGGAGGGGGCTTTGCGCCTGCATGCCGCGCGCCATTGCTGGGCCACAATGGCGCTTGACAACGGTACACCGATCCATACCATCAGCGAGTGTTTGGGACATTCTTCCGAAAAGGTGACCAAAATTTACCTGAAAGAACTTGACCGGTCTGTACTTGATGAAGTGAATGACCATATAGCTGATAATATTTGCTAA
- a CDS encoding DUF5119 domain-containing protein: MNNYILQVLILFTSCMQFASCEHKDLCYEHSHAVKVKVVFDWSKAPGVTPETMRLYMFTQDGNRPELYEFTDYRGGYINIPAGRYKALCINSDTESILYRNIERFGSFEAYTPDAILSVRSFRISRVKGSSEEHVVNAPDILYSDRLDDITVELKEDQTITMFPELSVYRYHVKIKNVSNLKYISQDGISGAITSMSGSFLVGLNELTNVPVTIPFEVNSDGVSVLKTDFLVFGSVGSSQQLVVYVIMTDGSKLSYTFDVGGIIKSQLNSGNRDIYIELDGLRLPKPIVNGGGFHPAVDDWENIEIDIPM, encoded by the coding sequence ATGAACAATTATATACTGCAAGTTCTCATACTTTTTACATCCTGTATGCAGTTTGCTTCCTGTGAGCACAAGGATTTGTGTTATGAGCACTCGCATGCCGTCAAGGTTAAGGTGGTTTTTGACTGGAGCAAGGCTCCGGGTGTTACTCCGGAAACAATGCGCTTATATATGTTTACCCAGGATGGTAACAGGCCCGAGTTATACGAATTTACCGATTACCGTGGAGGATATATCAACATTCCTGCAGGCCGTTACAAGGCATTGTGCATTAACTCCGATACGGAGTCCATACTTTATCGAAATATAGAGAGGTTCGGCAGTTTCGAGGCTTATACACCTGACGCTATTCTTAGTGTGCGGTCATTTCGGATTTCGCGTGTCAAGGGAAGTTCGGAAGAGCACGTTGTCAACGCTCCCGACATTCTCTATAGCGACCGCCTTGATGACATCACGGTTGAATTGAAGGAAGACCAGACGATAACCATGTTTCCCGAACTGTCAGTATACCGTTACCATGTTAAAATAAAGAATGTGTCAAACCTTAAATATATCTCTCAGGATGGAATCTCAGGCGCAATTACGAGTATGTCCGGGAGTTTTCTGGTAGGGCTTAATGAACTTACGAACGTGCCTGTGACCATACCTTTTGAAGTGAATTCTGACGGGGTATCTGTCCTAAAAACAGATTTTCTTGTGTTTGGGTCCGTAGGCTCTTCCCAACAATTGGTGGTTTATGTAATCATGACCGATGGCAGCAAACTTTCCTACACCTTTGACGTAGGTGGAATAATCAAAAGTCAGCTCAATTCTGGTAATCGTGACATATATATTGAGTTGGACGGTCTTCGTCTGCCCAAGCCGATTGTGAATGGTGGAGGTTTTCATCCCGCAGTTGATGATTGGGAAAATATAGAGATAGATATTCCTATGTGA
- a CDS encoding DUF3575 domain-containing protein, producing the protein MKIKALVFSLFFILFHLLGISVFAGDVVYRVYFPVGRSTVDLSYKDNKPSLDSLLSYIRGMREKKNIFRVVIEAGASPEGGTKLNKSLSDRRCESLRSYIQQRLSLPDSIFSLVSLGQDWHGLASLVEDSEMPYREEALRIIRDTPEWVIRGGVVVDSRKRRLMNLHGGRVWHYMSEHFFPSLRNSTVVRCELKTVPVKLSQEEKNIVSAEVKEIQKEGAQAGELAADTTVSMIPSAGPVLRDTVERTVAICDTVMLGALVPNLSKPFYMGLKTNLLYDALLVPNIGLEFYLGGGWSVGGNWMYAWWDNDSRHRYWRVYGGEIDVRRYFGQRAAKKPLTGHHVGVYGQMITYDFEAGGRGYIGGRPGGTLWEKAHYGAGVEYGYSFPVGKRLNLDLSIGLGYLGGVYYEYIPSGGHYVWERTRHRHWFGPTKAEVSLVWLLGRGNYNKKKGGTR; encoded by the coding sequence ATGAAAATTAAAGCTTTGGTATTTTCCCTGTTTTTCATTTTGTTCCACTTGTTGGGCATTTCTGTCTTTGCAGGGGATGTCGTGTATAGAGTTTACTTCCCGGTTGGGCGTTCCACCGTTGATTTGTCTTACAAAGACAACAAGCCCTCTTTGGATTCGCTTTTGTCTTACATTAGGGGGATGCGTGAGAAAAAAAATATATTCCGTGTTGTCATAGAGGCCGGAGCATCACCGGAAGGCGGTACAAAGCTGAATAAGTCTCTTTCGGACCGGAGGTGTGAATCCTTGCGTTCCTATATTCAGCAACGGCTTTCGTTGCCCGATTCGATTTTCAGTCTTGTTTCCTTGGGACAGGACTGGCATGGATTGGCTTCCCTGGTCGAGGACTCGGAAATGCCGTATCGGGAAGAGGCACTTCGTATAATTCGGGACACCCCTGAATGGGTTATCCGTGGAGGTGTCGTGGTTGATTCACGTAAACGGCGGCTTATGAATCTCCATGGTGGTCGGGTATGGCATTATATGTCTGAACATTTCTTCCCATCTTTGCGTAATAGTACTGTGGTTCGGTGCGAATTGAAAACGGTTCCGGTAAAGTTATCGCAAGAAGAGAAAAATATTGTCTCAGCAGAGGTAAAGGAGATACAAAAAGAGGGAGCGCAAGCAGGAGAGTTGGCAGCAGATACGACTGTCTCAATGATTCCGTCTGCCGGTCCAGTCTTGCGTGATACCGTCGAAAGGACTGTCGCTATTTGCGACACGGTAATGTTGGGTGCTTTGGTCCCAAACCTCTCCAAACCTTTTTATATGGGGCTTAAGACGAACCTGCTCTATGATGCCCTTTTAGTCCCGAATATCGGTCTTGAGTTTTATCTGGGTGGCGGGTGGTCTGTCGGCGGCAACTGGATGTATGCATGGTGGGACAATGACAGCCGCCACCGTTATTGGCGTGTGTATGGCGGTGAGATTGACGTTCGCAGGTATTTTGGCCAACGCGCCGCAAAAAAGCCTTTGACAGGTCACCATGTAGGTGTTTACGGACAAATGATTACCTATGATTTTGAAGCGGGAGGACGCGGTTATATCGGAGGGCGTCCGGGTGGAACACTTTGGGAGAAGGCGCATTACGGTGCAGGTGTTGAGTATGGTTACTCCTTTCCTGTAGGAAAGCGGCTGAATCTTGATCTCTCCATTGGCTTGGGCTATTTGGGTGGTGTTTATTACGAGTACATCCCCTCTGGAGGACATTACGTGTGGGAACGCACCAGACACCGACATTGGTTCGGCCCTACAAAAGCGGAAGTTTCCCTCGTGTGGCTTTTGGGGCGTGGAAACTATAATAAAAAGAAAGGAGGTACACGATGA